Proteins co-encoded in one Cytobacillus sp. NJ13 genomic window:
- a CDS encoding ABC-2 transporter permease: MAGNHLAKTAYLSKFIFRLDRLRVPIWVVALTFFTIIVPTAFKGLYSSQQERDAMAQTMANPAMTAMTGPADLSNYTIGVMTAHQMLLMTAAVTGLMSILLVTRHTRADEEDGRLELLRSLPVGRLSYLNASLLVVSAACIILALINGFGLYALGIESMDLEGSLLYGAALGSTGLFFAGVTAVFAQASDSSRGTIGYSIAILLISYLFRAITDISNESLSWLSPLAWVTKAEVYDSNNWWPIVLMIAAALVLFAVANYLNAIRDLDRGFLPSRPGKKYASRFLQSPIGLALRLQRTGIISWAIGMFVLGASYGSVLGDLESFFSDNEAMKQLLKPTEGVTLVEQFIPMLMIVISLMATIPPVMAMNKLRGEEKKERIVHLLSRAVSRTKLLGSYFVISVINGFLMISLAALGLWSAGTAAVEGGLSFGMIFGAALSYYPAMLVMIGLSVFLIGFLPKFTSFIWLYVLYSFIVLYLGGLFQFSDWIGSISPFGHVPQAPVEEFSIIPLLLLCLFAGVLAAAGFIGFNKRDIDL; encoded by the coding sequence ATGGCAGGCAATCACTTGGCAAAAACCGCTTACCTGTCAAAATTTATATTCCGGCTGGATCGGTTGCGAGTCCCAATCTGGGTGGTGGCACTTACCTTTTTTACGATAATTGTTCCAACAGCCTTCAAGGGATTATACAGTTCTCAGCAGGAGAGAGACGCTATGGCACAAACGATGGCCAACCCGGCGATGACAGCCATGACTGGTCCCGCGGATTTGAGCAACTATACGATTGGTGTCATGACAGCCCATCAAATGCTTTTAATGACTGCTGCTGTGACCGGTTTAATGAGCATCCTGCTGGTTACGCGACATACTAGGGCTGATGAAGAGGATGGTCGCCTGGAATTGCTCCGTTCGCTGCCTGTAGGGCGTCTATCCTATTTAAATGCATCACTGCTTGTAGTATCAGCAGCTTGCATCATATTGGCTTTGATTAATGGATTTGGCCTTTATGCCCTTGGAATTGAAAGCATGGATCTGGAAGGGTCATTGCTTTATGGTGCTGCATTAGGGTCGACGGGTCTATTTTTCGCAGGTGTAACAGCTGTATTTGCTCAAGCTTCCGATAGTTCACGGGGAACAATCGGTTATTCGATAGCCATTCTTCTTATTTCTTATCTTTTTAGAGCAATCACAGACATCAGCAATGAATCATTATCCTGGCTTTCGCCGCTCGCATGGGTAACCAAAGCAGAAGTCTATGATTCTAATAATTGGTGGCCAATTGTATTAATGATTGCTGCAGCCCTGGTTCTTTTTGCCGTCGCGAATTATTTGAACGCTATTCGAGATCTGGATCGTGGATTTTTACCATCCAGGCCCGGAAAAAAATATGCATCACGCTTTTTGCAGAGTCCAATCGGTCTTGCGTTAAGATTGCAGCGGACCGGCATCATTTCATGGGCAATAGGCATGTTTGTGCTGGGTGCTTCTTACGGTTCAGTATTAGGTGATCTGGAATCATTTTTCTCGGATAATGAAGCCATGAAGCAGCTCCTTAAGCCAACAGAAGGGGTAACATTGGTAGAACAATTCATTCCAATGCTGATGATTGTCATCTCACTGATGGCAACCATTCCTCCAGTGATGGCCATGAATAAACTCCGCGGCGAGGAGAAAAAGGAAAGAATTGTTCACCTGCTGAGCAGAGCCGTTTCACGGACAAAACTGTTAGGCAGCTATTTCGTTATTTCTGTCATTAATGGATTTCTCATGATTTCGCTGGCAGCACTCGGACTATGGTCTGCTGGAACAGCTGCAGTTGAAGGAGGTTTATCCTTTGGAATGATCTTTGGGGCAGCACTTTCCTATTATCCCGCCATGCTGGTTATGATTGGGCTGTCTGTATTTCTGATCGGATTTCTGCCAAAATTCACAAGTTTTATTTGGCTTTACGTTTTATACTCCTTTATTGTGCTGTATTTAGGTGGATTATTCCAATTCTCTGACTGGATCGGCAGCATTTCTCCTTTTGGCCATGTACCGCAGGCGCCGGTTGAAGAATTTTCAATCATCCCGCTGCTGCTATTATGCCTGTTTGCCGGTGTGCTGGCAGCTGCAGGATTTATTGGATTTAATAAACGGGACATTGATCTTTAA
- a CDS encoding DUF3189 family protein, with the protein MIYIYHDFGGTHTTSLAAAYHLNILSESNQIPSREEILAVPYFNKLQKKDAGRFIFHGKDQEGNSVYTLGRRSSKITVKTLFHFCETLVNNNQLNEKIILSNTSPVVPFAMTLGGFFSRGLGIDAIGVPLLIQGAQKCCGNIIQLVNETKNIAKESSLLIVKIDNKEYQA; encoded by the coding sequence TTGATATACATATACCATGATTTTGGCGGTACACATACCACTTCATTGGCTGCTGCCTATCACTTAAACATCTTAAGTGAGTCTAACCAAATCCCTTCAAGGGAAGAGATACTTGCCGTTCCATATTTTAATAAATTGCAGAAAAAAGATGCAGGAAGATTTATTTTTCATGGGAAAGATCAGGAAGGCAATAGTGTTTATACACTTGGCAGACGGTCATCAAAAATTACCGTTAAAACACTGTTCCACTTTTGTGAGACATTAGTTAACAATAACCAGCTTAATGAAAAAATTATTCTCTCAAACACTTCACCCGTTGTTCCCTTTGCCATGACTTTAGGAGGTTTCTTTTCAAGGGGTTTAGGTATAGATGCAATAGGAGTTCCACTGCTAATTCAGGGAGCACAAAAATGCTGTGGAAATATCATACAGTTAGTAAATGAGACGAAAAACATTGCCAAGGAATCCAGCCTATTAATTGTTAAAATTGATAATAAGGAATACCAAGCATAA
- a CDS encoding spore germination protein → MGFFKSKLKRFNRDNKQKKNENSEHELRIDELLHRCKESTDFVSYRYSESCPFYIHYYQTIVDINILHQYILPYVKDNASKTLFDLQQAIPIDNTEIIDNVHEIRDKLLTGCVVIEVKGSLQEALVISAVSLEKRPVSLPEVEYSVVGPKEAFVESLDANINLVRKRLPIPDLIVEEVKVGSLTKTRVAVLYIEGVADKENVNTVLQRLNDIEFDQVVDSSFINQIISDNHKSPFPHLIDTERPDRVASVLSEGKITIIVDGSPHALTGPTTLVEFFSAFEDYFLSWHIASIFRLVRLFAVFFSVLSTSLYVAVLTYHYEMIPENLLNPLIASRSGIPFPPILEAIILELTIELLREAGARLPTKIGQTIGIVGGIVIGTAAVQAGLTSNVLLIIVALAALASFTTPVYQMGNTIRLIRFPFLITAQLWGLLGVTFCFAYILSHLLKMTSLGRPYLAPVYPLRLNDLRDSLFRLPFFMQTKRPLQVRSPFPARFQSKGHKKPKRDIED, encoded by the coding sequence GTGGGTTTTTTTAAATCAAAATTAAAAAGGTTTAATAGGGACAACAAACAAAAGAAGAATGAAAATAGTGAGCATGAATTGCGGATTGATGAACTCCTTCATCGCTGTAAAGAATCTACAGATTTTGTCTCGTACAGATATTCGGAATCCTGTCCATTCTACATCCATTATTACCAGACAATTGTGGATATTAATATTCTTCATCAATATATCCTGCCTTATGTCAAGGATAATGCCAGCAAAACCCTTTTTGATCTTCAGCAGGCTATTCCCATTGATAATACTGAAATAATAGATAATGTTCATGAAATAAGGGATAAATTGCTGACAGGCTGTGTTGTTATAGAAGTGAAAGGTTCACTGCAAGAGGCTCTAGTTATTTCTGCTGTATCGCTTGAAAAAAGGCCCGTCAGCTTGCCGGAAGTCGAGTACAGTGTTGTGGGGCCAAAGGAAGCTTTTGTCGAATCGCTTGATGCTAATATCAATCTGGTCAGGAAGAGGCTGCCTATTCCTGATCTTATCGTGGAGGAAGTAAAGGTAGGAAGCCTGACGAAAACAAGGGTGGCAGTTCTTTATATTGAAGGGGTTGCGGACAAAGAAAACGTGAATACGGTTCTTCAGCGCCTTAATGACATTGAATTTGATCAAGTTGTGGACAGTTCATTTATTAACCAGATCATATCCGACAATCATAAATCTCCTTTTCCCCATTTAATTGACACAGAAAGGCCTGACAGGGTAGCGAGTGTTCTATCGGAAGGGAAGATAACGATAATTGTTGATGGCTCACCGCATGCTCTGACAGGTCCTACTACCTTAGTAGAGTTTTTTTCTGCCTTTGAAGATTATTTTTTATCGTGGCATATTGCCTCTATTTTTCGGCTTGTACGTCTGTTTGCCGTATTCTTTTCGGTATTGTCGACTTCTCTTTATGTCGCTGTGCTGACCTACCATTACGAAATGATTCCGGAGAACCTGCTTAATCCCCTTATCGCATCGAGGAGCGGAATACCGTTTCCTCCGATCTTAGAAGCAATTATTTTGGAATTAACCATAGAGCTGCTGCGTGAGGCAGGAGCAAGACTGCCGACCAAAATCGGGCAGACGATTGGTATCGTAGGCGGTATCGTCATCGGGACTGCGGCTGTACAGGCCGGGCTGACGAGTAACGTGCTGCTTATCATCGTGGCTCTGGCGGCACTGGCGTCCTTTACTACACCTGTTTATCAAATGGGCAACACGATCCGCTTAATCCGCTTTCCTTTTTTAATCACTGCCCAATTATGGGGACTCCTGGGAGTTACCTTTTGTTTCGCCTATATTTTAAGTCACTTGCTAAAAATGACTTCACTTGGACGTCCTTATCTGGCACCAGTGTATCCATTGCGGCTGAATGATTTAAGGGATTCACTCTTCCGGCTCCCGTTTTTCATGCAAACGAAGCGGCCGCTGCAGGTAAGATCGCCTTTTCCAGCTCGTTTTCAGTCTAAAGGCCATAAGAAACCTAAAAGAGACATAGAAGATTAA
- a CDS encoding GerAB/ArcD/ProY family transporter: MMFPLPKEDKKVSPYFVFYLMHAAQIGVGILGFERIIAQSAGHDAWIAILTSGASIIGLIWVSYRILNKGNNDIVAIHAEIMGKWIGGFFSFLFLFYYLAYALIVLRSYVEVLQVWVFPEVSHWIFLLIIIFLSYSYVSGGFRVVTGLSYLGILYGLPLLFVKIFPLQYADYGNLLPILNASPADLFKSSKEMTLNFLGFETLFMFYPFIKNAPKSEKWAYFGVLYSIFIYLLTAFVTFVYFNLEQLKSTIWATLTLWKIVDLIIVERFEYIGISIWFFIILPNICIGLWCASRGMNRLFRISQRSALRIFCLLLFIISILLTDRQQISVLHDAYSRVGFYLIYFYLPFLLVLQFIIMKVKKG; encoded by the coding sequence ATGATGTTTCCATTGCCGAAAGAGGATAAAAAGGTGTCTCCCTATTTTGTTTTTTATTTAATGCATGCTGCGCAAATAGGTGTAGGGATTCTAGGTTTTGAAAGAATTATTGCCCAGTCTGCTGGCCATGATGCCTGGATAGCAATATTAACATCAGGCGCCTCAATTATCGGATTAATTTGGGTTTCCTATCGGATCTTAAACAAGGGGAACAACGATATCGTGGCCATACATGCTGAAATTATGGGGAAATGGATTGGAGGTTTTTTTAGCTTTCTTTTTTTGTTTTATTACCTTGCTTATGCCTTGATTGTACTTAGATCTTATGTGGAAGTCCTTCAGGTATGGGTGTTTCCTGAAGTTTCTCACTGGATCTTCCTGCTGATAATCATTTTTTTATCCTACTCTTATGTATCAGGAGGTTTTCGTGTCGTTACAGGGTTAAGTTATTTAGGGATTTTATACGGGCTGCCTTTATTATTTGTGAAAATTTTTCCTTTGCAGTATGCCGACTATGGAAATCTGCTTCCAATCTTAAATGCTTCACCTGCTGATTTATTTAAATCTTCAAAAGAAATGACCCTGAATTTTCTCGGGTTTGAGACGCTTTTTATGTTTTATCCTTTTATTAAGAATGCCCCAAAATCGGAAAAATGGGCCTATTTTGGCGTGTTATACAGCATTTTTATTTACCTGCTCACTGCTTTTGTTACTTTTGTCTATTTCAACCTGGAACAGTTAAAAAGCACCATTTGGGCAACGCTGACTCTATGGAAAATCGTAGATCTTATCATTGTTGAAAGGTTCGAGTATATAGGAATTTCAATATGGTTCTTTATCATTCTTCCTAATATTTGCATTGGACTCTGGTGTGCAAGCCGGGGAATGAACCGGCTGTTTCGAATTTCTCAAAGAAGTGCCTTAAGGATCTTTTGTCTTTTGCTTTTTATCATCAGCATTTTATTGACGGATAGACAGCAAATCAGTGTGCTGCATGATGCATATTCACGTGTTGGATTTTATCTCATCTATTTTTATTTACCATTTTTGCTGGTTCTGCAATTTATCATTATGAAGGTGAAAAAAGGATGA
- a CDS encoding Ger(x)C family spore germination protein, whose translation MKINNFLWCTFIPLLLAGCIPSTKILEDIQLVQTFGYDYVNDDEFEGTAGSSNIPPGEQSLPVNEVFTATGKTGKRIRQKMQGEAARPIVVGRVGLVIFNQELAEHGIENQIDSLQRNPSIGRKLLLVVSKEKAKDIIDSNYSQSDSVSQYLIDVVEQNLKQTIPEINLHRFLVHYYSKDADPFLPLIEKQGKHLKVSGLGIFKDDKLVDTISFGDAYIFKILYEKFRRGQFEVELSGGEDVSLENLSSKTKISVEKKNGKYKTTFKVKVSGRAMEGVNLDLTDKKTIERIEKAVEKEITERAEKMVKRFQELDADPLRIGEKARQRSDFNRKEWKEQYSQMEIKIEAEVHAVQSGIIE comes from the coding sequence ATGAAAATAAATAACTTTTTATGGTGTACATTTATTCCACTCCTTCTTGCAGGATGTATTCCAAGTACAAAAATATTGGAGGATATCCAATTGGTTCAGACATTTGGCTATGATTATGTCAACGATGACGAATTTGAGGGAACAGCAGGCTCTTCCAACATTCCTCCAGGAGAACAGTCATTGCCGGTAAATGAGGTCTTTACTGCAACAGGAAAAACAGGTAAACGGATCAGGCAAAAAATGCAGGGGGAAGCGGCAAGACCCATAGTCGTTGGCAGGGTGGGATTAGTCATTTTCAACCAGGAACTTGCAGAGCATGGTATTGAAAATCAGATAGACAGTCTGCAGAGAAACCCCAGCATTGGCCGGAAATTGCTGCTTGTTGTATCGAAAGAGAAGGCGAAAGATATCATTGATTCGAATTACTCACAAAGTGATTCCGTGTCTCAGTATTTAATAGATGTAGTCGAACAGAATCTCAAACAAACCATTCCAGAAATCAATTTACACCGATTTCTTGTTCACTATTACAGTAAAGATGCTGACCCTTTTTTACCATTAATTGAAAAGCAGGGTAAGCATTTGAAAGTAAGCGGACTGGGAATTTTTAAAGACGATAAGCTAGTTGATACAATCAGCTTTGGCGACGCATATATCTTTAAAATACTATATGAGAAATTCCGGCGGGGACAATTTGAAGTGGAGCTTAGCGGCGGCGAAGATGTAAGTCTTGAAAATCTATCTTCTAAAACTAAAATATCAGTGGAAAAGAAGAATGGGAAATATAAAACCACTTTTAAGGTAAAAGTAAGCGGAAGAGCCATGGAAGGGGTTAATTTAGATCTTACGGATAAAAAAACGATTGAGAGAATTGAAAAAGCAGTGGAAAAGGAAATAACTGAGAGAGCAGAGAAAATGGTCAAGAGATTTCAGGAATTGGATGCAGATCCCCTTCGCATCGGGGAAAAGGCCAGGCAGCGCTCCGATTTTAATCGGAAGGAATGGAAAGAGCAGTATAGTCAAATGGAAATTAAGATTGAAGCAGAAGTGCATGCTGTTCAATCGGGGATTATAGAATGA